The Pseudoalteromonas arctica A 37-1-2 genome includes a region encoding these proteins:
- a CDS encoding RodZ domain-containing protein — protein MNEENTQTQSEQPTVGQILKNHREQANVSIATIAAPLKLSELQIKRLENDEFTLLGPITFVKGYIKNYCRELKVDSAPILAMMPAPPEPAKPANMQSFSRRTEKEANDSRLMFFSYLILAIVIGSSALWFWQNATPIEEQTSNINVANSKMSERQAAQPSISEQQQQAEIDDESLLESQSTSSETSTSPEIVKETAPIASNSASQDDASSTIVMNFNGESWVEIYDGEGEKIAFGVKKAGYIMTVSGTPPFSVVLGKHDAVDITLNGEPVDVSAFPQNRLAKFTLPLAE, from the coding sequence ATGAATGAAGAAAATACGCAAACACAGAGCGAACAGCCAACTGTAGGCCAAATATTAAAAAATCACAGAGAACAAGCGAACGTTAGCATAGCGACTATTGCTGCACCGTTAAAGCTGTCTGAACTTCAAATTAAACGCCTTGAAAATGATGAATTTACATTACTCGGCCCTATTACTTTTGTTAAAGGCTATATAAAAAACTATTGCCGTGAATTAAAAGTAGATAGCGCACCTATTTTAGCAATGATGCCAGCCCCACCAGAGCCGGCTAAACCCGCTAATATGCAGAGTTTTTCACGCCGTACAGAAAAAGAAGCAAACGACAGTCGTTTAATGTTTTTTAGCTATTTAATTTTAGCGATTGTTATTGGCTCATCTGCTTTATGGTTTTGGCAAAACGCGACACCTATTGAAGAGCAAACGAGTAATATAAACGTTGCCAACTCAAAAATGAGCGAGCGCCAAGCCGCTCAACCCAGTATTTCAGAGCAACAGCAACAAGCCGAAATTGACGATGAATCATTATTAGAATCACAAAGCACGTCTAGTGAAACATCAACAAGCCCAGAAATAGTTAAAGAAACGGCTCCTATTGCTTCTAACAGCGCAAGTCAAGACGATGCTAGCAGTACAATTGTCATGAACTTTAATGGCGAAAGTTGGGTTGAAATTTACGACGGCGAAGGCGAAAAAATAGCATTCGGCGTTAAAAAAGCAGGCTACATTATGACCGTAAGCGGTACGCCTCCTTTTTCAGTTGTGCTTGGTAAGCATGACGCTGTAGACATTACTTTAAACGGTGAACCTGTAGATGTTTCTGCATTTCCTCAAAACCGTTTAGCCAAATTTACATTACCACTAGCAGAGTAG
- the pilW gene encoding type IV pilus biogenesis/stability protein PilW, which translates to MRSILAITLSTLALSGCVSESSYNGSNKPVVENKINNTGAARTRIALALQYLKTGNNSQAKYNLERAAAFAPDLPEVHYSLAYYYQQVGENPLADKAYQKALEIKPDDPNTLNNYGVFLCGIDEYDRATDQFLKAIEVPSYIRVAESYENLALCAIEFDDFENAESYFQQALNHSSQRTSTLISLAALYYAKSDLYKASELLKRYESTGRVSSRALMLSYLVKNRMGRIEEAEKISSTILQTYSSSNEAYALKEKRTRFNEFEILREKYRKAQLKELKNDESGAHVSSKKPKIKVIRKKRSPQDGSTSLVTNDEQKTDKKIAIANNQDVNPVIVREKQAKAVQNTVSKQADEATVIAKQVTTQKEEAPKVVAPSNPTDTSAVMLALTTEHDSADSVVAAPKKAKSVYEPQKEVIATKQPAKADDEVTIISFGAPKTGQFNSQQTSNYSNSVPAVTAQKNSSDVVFYEATKNTTVFENSSYQNDADIEFKSYEAVQKTELPMLNPKVSPLRVPFHVIAVGENLFSISVRYNVKLQKLLQWNGLKESDRVMNGSKIYLNDPNIYYEIKAGDSLYDIATQRHVLIDELMRWNKLSPDIALKPGHKLLLVDPDSYTL; encoded by the coding sequence ATGCGATCTATACTTGCTATAACACTATCAACACTTGCCTTAAGTGGCTGTGTTAGCGAAAGTAGTTATAACGGCAGTAATAAACCCGTCGTCGAAAATAAAATTAATAATACTGGCGCAGCACGAACACGAATTGCTTTAGCCCTACAGTATTTAAAAACGGGTAATAACTCTCAAGCCAAATACAATTTAGAACGTGCAGCTGCATTTGCTCCTGACCTACCTGAAGTACATTACTCTCTTGCTTATTACTATCAACAAGTAGGCGAAAACCCGCTAGCTGATAAAGCCTACCAAAAAGCACTCGAAATAAAGCCTGACGATCCTAATACCCTTAATAACTACGGCGTGTTTTTATGTGGTATTGATGAATACGATCGTGCAACTGATCAATTTTTAAAAGCCATTGAAGTACCAAGTTATATTCGCGTTGCCGAAAGTTACGAAAATTTAGCCTTGTGTGCTATTGAATTTGATGATTTTGAAAATGCAGAAAGTTACTTTCAACAGGCACTTAATCACAGCTCTCAGCGTACATCTACGTTAATTAGTTTAGCAGCGCTGTATTACGCAAAAAGTGACTTATACAAAGCCAGTGAACTTTTAAAACGCTACGAAAGCACAGGTCGAGTATCCTCTCGCGCATTAATGCTTAGCTACCTTGTAAAAAACAGAATGGGCAGAATAGAAGAGGCTGAAAAAATTTCCAGCACTATTTTACAAACTTACTCTAGCAGTAACGAAGCCTATGCATTAAAAGAGAAAAGAACACGTTTTAATGAGTTTGAAATACTGCGAGAAAAATACCGTAAAGCGCAGTTAAAAGAACTAAAAAATGACGAAAGCGGCGCGCACGTTAGTTCAAAAAAACCAAAAATAAAAGTAATCAGAAAGAAACGTTCACCACAAGACGGTTCAACAAGCTTGGTAACAAACGACGAGCAAAAAACAGATAAAAAGATCGCAATAGCAAATAACCAAGATGTAAATCCAGTTATAGTAAGAGAAAAGCAAGCTAAGGCGGTACAAAACACGGTCAGTAAGCAAGCCGACGAAGCAACCGTAATAGCAAAACAAGTAACAACCCAAAAAGAAGAAGCTCCTAAAGTCGTCGCACCAAGCAACCCTACCGATACATCGGCTGTTATGCTTGCACTTACTACTGAGCACGACTCTGCAGATTCCGTAGTAGCTGCACCTAAAAAAGCTAAGTCCGTTTACGAACCTCAAAAAGAAGTTATAGCAACAAAACAACCAGCTAAAGCCGATGACGAAGTTACAATAATTTCGTTTGGCGCACCTAAAACAGGCCAGTTTAATTCGCAGCAAACTAGTAACTATAGTAATTCAGTTCCTGCAGTTACCGCTCAAAAAAATAGTAGTGACGTGGTATTCTACGAAGCGACTAAAAATACAACTGTATTTGAAAATAGCAGCTATCAAAATGATGCAGATATTGAATTTAAAAGTTACGAAGCAGTACAAAAAACAGAGCTCCCAATGCTTAACCCTAAAGTATCGCCTTTACGCGTGCCATTTCACGTAATTGCTGTTGGCGAAAACCTATTTAGCATTTCGGTGCGATACAATGTTAAACTACAAAAGCTCCTGCAATGGAATGGTCTAAAAGAGTCGGATCGGGTAATGAATGGAAGTAAAATATACCTAAACGATCCAAATATTTATTACGAAATTAAAGCTGGTGATTCCCTTTACGATATAGCTACCCAGCGGCATGTATTAATTGATGAATTAATGCGATGGAATAAATTAAGTCCTGATATAGCACTAAAACCAGGGCACAAACTTTTACTAGTGGATCCAGACTCATACACATTATGA
- a CDS encoding bifunctional tRNA (adenosine(37)-C2)-methyltransferase TrmG/ribosomal RNA large subunit methyltransferase RlmN codes for MTEQKKINLLDLNREAMRELFASFGEKPFRSDQVMKWIYHFGVDNFDDMSNVNKKLKEKLKAECEIVAPEITVRQQASDGTIKYALILEGGQEVEAVWIPEKERATLCVSSQVGCALECTFCSTAQQGFNRNLKVSEIIGQVWRVAKDIGLDGHSEKRPVTNVVMMGMGEPLLNLKNVVPAMELMMDDWGFGLSKRRVTLSTSGVVPALDLLKEKIDVALAISLHAPDNALRDILVPVNKKYPIEEFLASCRRYIDGSKANKDVTVEYVMLNGINDSTDQAHALVQTLKGTPCKVNLIPFNPFPGNEYTRSSNSRIDRFSKVLQAAGVTCIVRRTRGDDIDAACGQLVGDVVDRTKRLAKKKMRDDNAISVNIHQA; via the coding sequence ATGACCGAGCAAAAAAAGATTAACTTATTAGATTTAAACCGAGAAGCAATGCGCGAGCTATTTGCATCGTTCGGTGAAAAGCCGTTTCGTAGTGACCAGGTGATGAAATGGATTTATCATTTTGGCGTAGATAACTTCGACGATATGAGCAACGTAAACAAAAAGCTTAAAGAAAAACTTAAAGCTGAGTGCGAAATTGTAGCGCCAGAAATCACTGTGCGCCAACAAGCAAGCGACGGTACTATTAAGTACGCACTTATTCTGGAAGGCGGCCAAGAAGTAGAAGCCGTTTGGATCCCTGAAAAAGAGCGCGCTACGTTATGTGTATCATCACAAGTGGGTTGTGCTCTTGAGTGTACTTTTTGTTCTACCGCTCAACAAGGCTTTAACCGTAACTTAAAAGTATCTGAAATTATTGGTCAAGTTTGGCGTGTAGCTAAAGATATAGGCCTTGATGGTCATAGCGAAAAGCGCCCAGTAACTAACGTTGTAATGATGGGTATGGGCGAGCCTTTACTTAATCTTAAAAACGTAGTGCCAGCAATGGAACTAATGATGGACGATTGGGGCTTTGGTTTATCTAAGCGCCGCGTAACATTAAGTACTTCAGGCGTTGTACCTGCACTTGATTTACTAAAAGAGAAAATTGACGTAGCACTGGCTATATCACTTCACGCACCAGATAACGCACTGCGTGACATTTTAGTGCCAGTTAATAAAAAGTACCCTATTGAAGAATTTTTAGCCTCGTGTCGTCGTTATATCGATGGCTCAAAAGCAAATAAAGATGTAACGGTTGAATACGTGATGCTTAACGGTATTAACGACAGCACCGATCAGGCGCATGCATTAGTGCAAACGTTAAAAGGCACACCTTGTAAGGTCAACCTTATTCCGTTTAACCCATTCCCGGGTAATGAATACACGCGTTCAAGCAATAGCCGTATTGACCGTTTTTCAAAAGTATTACAAGCAGCAGGCGTTACCTGTATTGTTCGTCGTACTCGCGGGGACGATATTGACGCCGCTTGCGGACAGTTAGTCGGTGACGTAGTTGACCGTACTAAACGTTTAGCTAAAAAGAAAATGCGTGACGATAACGCAATTAGCGTTAATATCCACCAAGCATAA
- the ndk gene encoding nucleoside-diphosphate kinase, whose protein sequence is MALERTFSIVKPDAVAKNHIGAIYNRFESAGLKIVAAKMVHLSQEKAEGFYAEHSERPFFGALVSFMTSGPVMVTVLEGENAVLKNREIMGATNPAEALAGTLRADYADSIDENAVHGSDAVESAAREIAYFFADEELCSRTR, encoded by the coding sequence ATGGCTTTAGAACGTACTTTTTCAATCGTAAAACCTGATGCAGTTGCTAAAAACCACATTGGCGCTATCTACAACCGTTTCGAATCTGCTGGCCTTAAAATCGTTGCAGCTAAAATGGTTCACCTTTCACAAGAGAAAGCTGAAGGTTTCTACGCTGAACATAGCGAACGTCCTTTCTTCGGTGCTTTAGTATCTTTCATGACATCTGGTCCAGTAATGGTTACAGTTCTTGAAGGCGAAAACGCTGTTCTTAAAAACCGTGAAATCATGGGTGCTACTAACCCTGCTGAAGCACTAGCTGGTACTTTACGTGCAGACTACGCTGATAGCATCGACGAAAATGCTGTTCACGGTTCTGACGCTGTTGAATCTGCTGCTCGCGAAATCGCGTACTTCTTCGCTGACGAAGAGCTTTGTTCACGTACTCGTTAA
- the trhP gene encoding prephenate-dependent tRNA uridine(34) hydroxylase TrhP, with product MSPVISSMPFIPELLCPAGSLKNMRYAFAYGADAVYAGQPRYSLRVRNNEFDLDTLQVGISEAHAQNKKFYVVSNIAPHNAKVKSYLRDIEPVIAMQPDALIMSDPGLIMLVREKWPAMPIHLSVQANAVNYASVQFWAKQGIERVILSRELSLEEITEIRTLCPDTELEVFVHGALCMAYSGRCLLSGYINKRDPNQGTCTNACRWDYDVKPGVENETGEMVHKIDPKQVIPTLGEGAPSNDVFMLEEQGRPGEYMPAFEDEHGTYIMNSKDLRAVQYVEQLTKMGVHSLKIEGRTKSFYYVARTAQVYRKAIDDAAAGKPFDTNLFKTLENLAHRGYTEGFLKRHAHQDYQNYEYGHSVSTKQQFVGEVLGRCENGLVEIDVKNKFCTGHSLELMTPQGNFTFKLEYMENKKGESISGAKGSGHIVKILLDEDINLAHAILMRNLEEHQDTRNPFKQAV from the coding sequence ATGTCACCCGTTATTTCTTCAATGCCTTTTATTCCTGAATTACTATGCCCCGCAGGCAGTTTAAAAAACATGCGCTACGCTTTTGCTTATGGCGCAGATGCGGTTTATGCAGGGCAGCCTCGCTATAGTTTGCGTGTGCGCAATAATGAGTTTGACCTTGATACTTTGCAAGTAGGAATTAGTGAAGCGCATGCGCAAAATAAAAAGTTTTATGTGGTGTCTAATATTGCACCGCACAACGCTAAAGTTAAATCGTATTTACGTGATATAGAACCTGTTATTGCGATGCAGCCCGATGCGCTGATTATGTCAGACCCTGGTTTGATTATGCTTGTTCGTGAAAAGTGGCCTGCCATGCCGATCCACTTATCGGTACAAGCAAATGCGGTTAATTACGCGAGTGTACAATTTTGGGCAAAACAGGGGATTGAACGCGTTATTTTATCACGGGAGTTGTCGCTCGAAGAAATAACCGAAATACGCACACTCTGCCCAGACACCGAACTTGAAGTATTTGTACATGGCGCACTGTGTATGGCGTATTCGGGGCGTTGTTTGCTCTCTGGTTACATAAATAAGCGCGATCCAAATCAAGGCACATGTACTAATGCATGTCGCTGGGATTACGATGTAAAGCCTGGTGTTGAGAACGAAACTGGCGAAATGGTGCATAAAATTGACCCCAAACAGGTTATTCCTACACTGGGTGAAGGCGCGCCAAGTAACGATGTATTTATGCTAGAGGAACAAGGTCGCCCTGGTGAGTATATGCCTGCGTTTGAGGATGAACACGGCACGTATATTATGAACTCAAAAGATTTACGCGCAGTGCAATACGTAGAGCAGTTAACAAAAATGGGGGTACATAGTTTAAAAATAGAAGGGCGTACTAAGTCATTTTATTATGTAGCGCGCACAGCACAAGTTTATCGCAAAGCAATAGACGACGCAGCTGCGGGTAAACCATTTGATACTAACTTATTTAAAACGCTTGAGAATTTAGCGCATCGTGGTTATACCGAAGGCTTTTTAAAACGCCACGCTCATCAAGATTATCAAAACTATGAGTACGGTCATTCTGTATCAACTAAACAGCAATTTGTGGGTGAAGTACTTGGGCGCTGCGAAAATGGATTAGTTGAAATAGACGTTAAAAATAAATTTTGTACAGGCCACTCTTTAGAGCTTATGACACCACAAGGTAACTTTACTTTTAAGCTTGAATATATGGAAAACAAAAAGGGCGAAAGTATTAGCGGTGCTAAAGGCTCCGGTCACATTGTAAAAATACTGCTAGATGAAGACATTAACTTAGCGCATGCTATTTTAATGCGTAATCTTGAGGAACACCAAGATACTCGTAATCCATTTAAACAAGCTGTTTAG
- a CDS encoding GreA/GreB family elongation factor — protein MLSFLFERKKSFLSKNDFTDAAVLLQPLKLAYLLQEVEYSQRPWSKFNPHVQINSTVVIKNITTGFKRRITLVPPSQRRHFISDVSFHSPLGVALLGHKINHIIEYKEAGESHHWEIIAINIKEEI, from the coding sequence GTGCTTTCTTTTCTGTTCGAGCGTAAAAAATCTTTCCTGTCTAAAAATGACTTCACAGACGCAGCGGTACTATTACAACCGCTGAAGCTTGCGTATTTACTACAAGAAGTCGAGTATTCACAGCGGCCTTGGTCAAAATTCAATCCACATGTACAAATTAATAGCACGGTGGTCATTAAAAATATAACCACCGGTTTTAAGCGCCGCATAACTTTAGTGCCTCCAAGCCAACGAAGGCACTTTATTAGTGACGTATCATTTCACTCTCCTCTTGGGGTCGCTCTTTTAGGGCATAAAATAAATCATATTATTGAATATAAAGAAGCTGGGGAATCCCACCATTGGGAAATAATAGCCATTAATATTAAGGAGGAAATATAG
- a CDS encoding DMT family transporter: MWIIFALLATVFFGARGIMYQWTSQKKINRNLLLFGVFFVGFIISALGTVIFEHTWYGWADITVGLALGFGSFAANGFLHKGFSVGKASLISILSGLTPLFVLLFAFLLWQETLTVIQLIGFFIIFGGLYIIRYSSDISLSNLQGAQWGLLAALSFAFNDLMGKQSTLLEADTFATLTSMFGFGSFLFAVSWLVKRKKMLAEQGSSQAYWSAGKTFSCGLLIGLTNVAGMVAIISAFAIGNTGLVSAISGMNILIILLYSRIILKESFTRQEVIGLTTAFLGVIVLRLSF; the protein is encoded by the coding sequence ATGTGGATAATTTTTGCATTACTCGCCACTGTTTTTTTTGGTGCGCGAGGAATAATGTACCAATGGACGTCGCAAAAAAAGATTAATCGTAATCTATTATTATTCGGTGTTTTTTTTGTAGGGTTCATAATTAGCGCGCTAGGTACTGTAATATTTGAACACACATGGTACGGCTGGGCTGACATTACTGTTGGACTCGCTTTAGGTTTTGGATCTTTTGCGGCTAATGGGTTTTTGCACAAAGGGTTTTCGGTTGGGAAAGCGTCTTTAATTAGCATCCTGTCGGGGTTAACGCCTTTATTTGTGCTTTTATTTGCCTTTTTATTATGGCAAGAAACCTTAACTGTTATTCAATTAATCGGCTTTTTTATTATTTTTGGCGGTCTTTATATTATTCGCTATTCCAGCGATATCTCATTAAGTAATTTACAAGGTGCGCAATGGGGATTACTCGCGGCACTGTCCTTTGCGTTTAATGATTTAATGGGTAAGCAATCAACGCTTCTTGAGGCGGATACGTTTGCAACTTTAACGTCTATGTTTGGTTTTGGTAGCTTTCTTTTTGCCGTTAGTTGGTTAGTAAAGCGTAAAAAAATGCTAGCAGAGCAAGGCTCTTCTCAAGCGTATTGGTCTGCCGGTAAAACATTTTCGTGCGGGTTACTGATTGGTTTAACAAATGTAGCTGGCATGGTTGCAATAATATCGGCTTTTGCTATTGGTAATACAGGGTTAGTTTCAGCGATTTCAGGTATGAATATTTTAATTATTTTGTTGTACTCACGCATCATTCTAAAAGAGTCTTTTACACGGCAAGAAGTTATAGGATTAACAACGGCATTTTTAGGTGTAATTGTACTAAGGCTTAGTTTTTAA
- a CDS encoding LysR family transcriptional regulator gives MAASYSLDDLRYFCTIVKLGSFKKASISLDMSLSTLSRRIRLLEQALQLTLLNRDAHRVTLTHTGELYYDRYRKLFDEVECIEQALCDEKDQPKGKIRICAPIYMGKHFLSAIFCDFLLQYPDIQLDLRFSNNLIDLEKEGIDIAFRVRNPAIDNWVIRELKLTHNILCAHLNHDYQSITHPEQLEKQPKVTCVGLVPWQLKNQQTGEEYCFNPNTHVRLEVDEIQMMKQAVESGVGISYIPDYIALPLIKAGKLKHILPDWQSKGQPFSMLYRDRKQIPYRVRLLIEHTLQHFTKM, from the coding sequence ATGGCAGCTAGTTATTCTCTCGATGATTTACGTTACTTTTGCACCATAGTAAAATTAGGTAGCTTTAAAAAAGCATCAATAAGCCTTGATATGTCACTATCAACTTTAAGCCGTAGAATACGTTTATTAGAGCAAGCACTTCAATTAACGTTACTAAATCGAGATGCCCATCGAGTTACACTTACGCATACTGGCGAGTTATATTACGATCGCTATCGTAAACTGTTCGATGAAGTAGAGTGTATAGAGCAAGCACTTTGTGATGAGAAAGACCAACCTAAAGGGAAAATTAGGATCTGTGCCCCCATTTACATGGGTAAACACTTTTTAAGTGCTATTTTTTGTGATTTTTTACTGCAATACCCCGATATTCAACTAGATTTACGCTTTTCAAATAACCTTATTGATCTTGAAAAAGAAGGGATTGATATAGCATTTAGAGTAAGAAACCCTGCCATTGATAATTGGGTTATTAGAGAACTAAAGCTTACCCATAATATATTATGTGCTCACCTAAATCATGATTATCAATCCATCACTCATCCTGAGCAATTAGAAAAGCAACCAAAAGTTACGTGCGTTGGGTTGGTACCGTGGCAATTAAAAAATCAGCAAACGGGCGAAGAATACTGTTTTAATCCAAACACACATGTTCGATTAGAAGTTGATGAAATTCAAATGATGAAACAAGCAGTTGAGTCTGGTGTGGGTATTAGCTACATCCCTGATTATATAGCATTACCACTTATTAAAGCCGGAAAGCTTAAACACATTCTTCCTGATTGGCAAAGCAAAGGGCAGCCATTTTCTATGCTTTATCGCGACAGAAAACAAATCCCTTATCGAGTGCGATTACTTATAGAGCATACACTGCAACACTTCACTAAAATGTAG
- a CDS encoding type II toxin-antitoxin system HipA family toxin, protein MAFKPIEKLEVKRTLSDSTELMVGVLAQNRQGVYFQFAQSYLDTYGNLSPFSLAFNRDVQLAPKSPHNGLHGVFSDCLPDGWGLLLQDRVFRQNNIMPNFVTAMDRLSFVGHSAMGALSFTPETHYDGTNNDEAGLATLGQQAQAIFDGQTEEVLSALVAAGSSGGARPKAQIYFPDNNIQECRTKPKTGDDAWLIKFTSKNLALGHEEGLCEAVYLNLAEQAGLNPPQRLLVPAPEGTGAKQWLALKRFDRFKLMGDKMGCKHMHSACGLLDADFRTPTLDYEDLIKASRVLCKSPAAGQLQFRRAMFNLFSCNQDDHSKNWAFLQEDSGEWDLAPFYDVTFSPHPFNEHATSFAGFEKNPPLKAIQKLASAAGYANWKQVQVIISEIAEIILNFKDTAKALDVNKQTISLIEQQLDNTYAMNKHLTGR, encoded by the coding sequence ATGGCCTTTAAACCCATAGAAAAGCTAGAAGTAAAACGTACACTGTCAGACTCAACAGAGTTAATGGTGGGTGTACTTGCTCAAAATAGACAAGGTGTTTACTTTCAATTCGCTCAAAGCTATTTAGACACATATGGTAATCTTTCGCCATTCTCACTCGCCTTCAATAGAGATGTTCAGTTAGCACCCAAAAGCCCACATAATGGATTGCATGGGGTCTTTTCTGATTGTTTACCTGATGGGTGGGGGCTACTACTACAGGACCGTGTATTCAGACAAAATAATATAATGCCTAACTTTGTTACCGCAATGGACCGCTTATCTTTTGTTGGCCATTCGGCTATGGGAGCATTATCGTTTACACCTGAAACTCATTATGATGGCACAAATAACGATGAAGCTGGTCTTGCTACATTGGGTCAACAAGCCCAAGCAATATTTGACGGACAAACAGAAGAAGTACTTTCTGCGTTAGTGGCTGCTGGTAGCTCCGGCGGTGCACGCCCTAAAGCCCAAATTTATTTTCCTGACAATAATATACAAGAATGTAGAACAAAACCTAAAACAGGTGATGATGCTTGGTTAATCAAATTCACATCCAAAAACCTCGCTTTAGGACATGAGGAAGGGTTATGTGAAGCTGTGTATTTGAATTTAGCTGAACAAGCGGGATTAAACCCTCCTCAGAGGTTACTGGTACCCGCCCCAGAAGGGACCGGTGCAAAGCAATGGCTTGCCTTAAAACGATTCGATAGGTTTAAATTAATGGGTGATAAAATGGGCTGCAAACATATGCATAGTGCATGTGGCTTGCTAGATGCTGATTTTCGCACACCTACATTAGATTATGAGGATTTAATTAAAGCGAGCCGTGTTTTATGCAAATCACCTGCTGCAGGGCAATTACAATTTCGTCGGGCTATGTTTAATTTATTTAGCTGTAACCAAGATGACCACAGTAAAAACTGGGCTTTTTTACAAGAAGATTCTGGTGAGTGGGATTTAGCGCCTTTTTATGATGTAACTTTTAGTCCTCACCCTTTTAATGAGCATGCTACTTCGTTTGCTGGATTTGAAAAAAACCCGCCACTAAAAGCGATTCAAAAGCTGGCCTCTGCAGCAGGTTATGCAAACTGGAAACAAGTACAAGTTATAATATCTGAAATAGCAGAGATTATTTTAAACTTTAAAGACACAGCTAAAGCATTAGACGTAAATAAACAAACGATTAGTTTAATAGAGCAACAGCTTGATAACACGTACGCCATGAATAAGCATTTAACGGGTCGTTAA
- a CDS encoding helix-turn-helix domain-containing protein, which yields MNYLLLSEGDVQLAFAEHLKERRKKAKMSREALAKKSTVPASTIKKFEVTGLISFRQLLLLWQSLDDLTRLYELTKAPTQGNNAPTSIAQVLNNGL from the coding sequence ATTAATTATTTATTATTAAGCGAAGGTGATGTGCAGCTAGCTTTTGCTGAGCACCTAAAAGAACGTCGCAAAAAAGCAAAAATGTCACGCGAGGCGTTAGCTAAAAAAAGCACAGTACCTGCTTCTACAATAAAAAAGTTTGAGGTTACAGGGCTTATTTCATTTAGGCAGCTATTGCTTTTATGGCAATCTCTCGACGATTTGACTCGTTTATATGAATTAACAAAAGCGCCAACTCAAGGTAATAATGCGCCAACGTCTATTGCTCAGGTATTAAACAATGGCCTTTAA
- a CDS encoding PD-(D/E)XK nuclease family protein: MESLLVNLRKYRPRENNDPLENFLTEAFAWLLRSNREVLQAVLECINNKLQPPINVPDGDVFISTQENFNNKFPDLVISWHDCTLVFEHKVNSPLHLNQLQNYREYALKTYDNHKIILITATSFQHAQKPDAALCWEEIYKCLIVLADKINDEHASWAIEDFLSLLKSEGLGPKTPMNRFSIANYLEAVKFSEQVDSIFKEAQKLVWPLQSIGMEPVFKRQGTESRVGLEFCPTIKDKGRQWLPGIFCGVLLDGADHGVKNFTNNELKLCLVFDFNRTGQETIKHSENYKKFKEGLKSFVNDWEYIDTAVEPNAKHNKWHPIIILKPILPLFESTNTHQEQVNIVLGVFSELQKNLIERPEFIKLVEELTVTKSSVTK, translated from the coding sequence ATGGAAAGCCTTTTAGTCAATTTAAGAAAATACCGCCCTAGAGAAAATAATGATCCACTAGAAAACTTTTTAACAGAAGCGTTTGCTTGGCTGTTAAGAAGTAACCGAGAAGTTTTACAAGCAGTACTGGAGTGTATAAATAACAAACTGCAACCACCAATTAATGTGCCCGATGGTGATGTTTTTATTTCAACGCAGGAAAATTTTAATAATAAATTCCCTGATCTAGTCATTAGTTGGCATGATTGCACGCTTGTATTTGAGCACAAGGTTAATTCTCCATTGCATTTAAATCAACTTCAAAACTATCGAGAATATGCACTCAAAACTTATGACAACCACAAAATAATATTAATAACCGCTACTTCTTTTCAGCACGCTCAAAAGCCTGATGCCGCATTATGTTGGGAGGAAATTTATAAATGCTTAATAGTTTTGGCTGATAAAATAAATGATGAGCACGCGAGTTGGGCAATCGAAGATTTCTTATCATTACTAAAATCAGAGGGATTAGGGCCAAAAACGCCAATGAATCGCTTCTCAATTGCTAATTATTTAGAGGCCGTGAAGTTTAGTGAACAAGTTGACTCTATCTTCAAAGAGGCTCAAAAACTAGTATGGCCGCTACAAAGCATAGGAATGGAGCCTGTATTTAAGCGCCAAGGAACTGAGTCAAGAGTTGGGCTAGAATTTTGCCCTACGATTAAAGATAAAGGCAGGCAATGGCTTCCTGGAATATTTTGTGGTGTGTTACTCGATGGTGCGGATCACGGGGTTAAAAACTTTACAAACAATGAACTAAAATTATGTTTAGTTTTTGACTTTAATCGAACAGGCCAAGAAACGATTAAACATTCAGAGAATTATAAAAAATTTAAAGAGGGACTTAAATCGTTTGTTAATGATTGGGAGTATATAGATACGGCTGTAGAGCCAAACGCAAAACACAATAAATGGCACCCAATTATTATTTTAAAGCCAATACTCCCTCTGTTTGAGAGTACCAATACTCACCAAGAACAAGTAAATATAGTGCTTGGGGTGTTTAGCGAATTACAGAAAAACCTTATTGAGAGACCCGAATTTATAAAATTAGTAGAAGAGCTTACAGTGACAAAATCAAGTGTTACTAAGTAG